The Deefgea tanakiae DNA segment TTATGGATGCTTTAGAACTTTACCCATCCGATGCTTGGCTGTATCAGCGCATGGCAAAAATGTATGCTAAAAAAGGTGACTTGATGCGACAGTATCAGGCGCAAGGCGAATATTATGTTAGGCTGCAGGAATATGCCCCTGCATTTGAACAGTTCGATTTAGCATTGAAACAGCCGGGCAATGATTTTTATTTATTATCCAGTATCGAAGCGCGGATTCGCCAGTTGCGTGAATTGCAAAATTCGCCAGCTAAATAAGCTTGTCGATTCTGGCCGATTTTTAGATTTAAGTTATTATTCTCAGCAAAATGATCTAATCAGGTTCATTTTGCTGTTCTTTTATGCCAAAAGGAAGAACGATGAAACATTTACTCTCCGCTGTAGTCCTAATGAGCTGTTCTCTTAGCGTCATCGCAGCGACTGCTGCAAAAGTTGAAACCACCGATACCGGTATTCAAATTACCACCTTGAAAGCCGGTACGGGTGCTGCACCTAAAGCCACTGATACCGTGACTGTGCACTACCGCGGCACATTGGCTGATGGCAAAGAATTTGATAGCTCGTACAAACGTGGTCAGCCAGCAACATTTCCATTGAGTGGCGTGGTGCCTTGCTGGACTGAAGGTGTGCAAAAAATCAAAGTCGGCGGTAAAGCCAAACTGGTTTGCCCGCCGCAACTGGCTTACGGCAGTCGTGGTGTGCCCGGTGTAATTCCAGCCGATGCGACCTTGACGTTCGAAGTTGAAGTTTTAGCCACTAAATAATCATGTCGGCGGGAAGCCGGCATAAACAAGGAGTTATTATGTTAAAGCTAGTCATTCCCGCCGCATTATTGTTGAGCTTGAGTGCTTGTGATCAAGGCGCTCAGCTAGCCCAACAAGCCGCC contains these protein-coding regions:
- a CDS encoding FKBP-type peptidyl-prolyl cis-trans isomerase, with protein sequence MKHLLSAVVLMSCSLSVIAATAAKVETTDTGIQITTLKAGTGAAPKATDTVTVHYRGTLADGKEFDSSYKRGQPATFPLSGVVPCWTEGVQKIKVGGKAKLVCPPQLAYGSRGVPGVIPADATLTFEVEVLATK